One genomic window of Salmo salar chromosome ssa12, Ssal_v3.1, whole genome shotgun sequence includes the following:
- the LOC106565432 gene encoding nck-associated protein 5-like isoform X1, with translation MESEETELRDCDEAFESEEGDVEPYLEEPASSRELLERLRELEADNSVLALANESQREAYERCLDEVANHVVQALLSQKDLREECIKLKMRVFDLERQNRTLTELFAQKLHPQDSSLQQLQLVSVPEHSTEPLTMDSDKLLVSQSQRELKSNGDHTQNGTAGLAPAPATSIEALSPFFKKKAHILEVLRKLEESDPLKFHPSSCLSPHHDLGQALVSMERDQMSLMSSVGLPSSQRLVAHPSSHCHFSSSDSDIHDYTNREGALQEDHALHRQHQHRDCQSCQMLSQKSSLDSLLKCAQGHGTAHPGRVESLNGQAWAEDQGALAQSTGLPQAAALPHLLSTGSTSQCYMHKTAVHSLEQPPELLFFSDPISSLIQANLNGMLRKETRNIQRHKDRHPFGKPLLRAEVQPSHSEDVKHINAVMVTSLTQNGDSPEECCYLEEEAASVAPNVNNSLHTPTSHTDPVATETDPGYQEEQEVSEQVCNGLYFSNETAVCKKVAVELYSPAPVPERTSSAQALPPSGKSKLAFSPTFSSGLGEVKPSPISSPSRLLKFLKIPTGINQAQPGNPLRLSPQLTRSSKIPCRNNNNYEVYHSPVLTRKATTTEREKQLSSSPYPATHSAPTSPPKPEDSTGPSPTVKEIAFSSHFAPKPSHNTKAAPSSSSHTQRGSQKVAHYEKVCTSDGTPQYLPYTQPEGPVDKQQQEENLLSQPSSQHPDSSPEPDDQDTDQDTDQDTDQGTDQGTDSESPVWHKPHQHFSLPSSSSAAASKAHSSRPSYSSMRDRHQEHRATLEPSQPICEPPQPTQSAARQGDRSPGSSTPKRLVQGKPQSESSHHPFKERLAALGKLKSTENLPIGAQSVDKKNAQSNVGKPPTNNIEKSKTAERQGERTGTEQHRHQKYTDSLEGKQYPKTSPCSHPRVPGPIHESGAKSSATPSSIPKGEQESSFSPRIYVAKADGPKIKMGTLSSSTETPSVVRSYGKCPITRSHHSKTAPSPQNSPTKVPSKSPSKVGQASSYPRGVRPAHEDRALAQRHPPRLEDKSKLLASKKKTFVHAESFPPPPPLPPRSSTETIVKNDKKQYSSGPPVPQSAIEQKVMRGIEENMLKLQEQDRGQLVEPKQKASNGIASWFGLRKSKLPALSRKPEVSKLKNNMSSSPSSSSASGGGAKDSKSGGPRKVVESLNISMLMEKAEDLRKALEEERAYVNGVGMDRSGRGHSCEVVMDQAQGQLSLMYRGVTADNFMQQLLNSPSTSCSGNRVDERGAIPTTFGMAHRRLSFDSKRSRPIFGHQRDGISHTKSRDEMDQASDMIGKDEVTSDESLAESISSQHITGSGASMRTLDSGIGTFPMPDYASNAAGKSITKGKPQGEQGFSGSQGKHGAKMKVLRKAHTLERELSSLDEVNPSILYGSGLEGKGPNMHLSSTIHEDIDAYGDHMQNPPTKNWTFPNLKVSAGVSDVYLDVQGDPGSQRTPSRRSLKQCVPQGPLAADPGSLPLPPQTGLSPRGKGRTPSAPEVGKDGGLELVKERPEDIMSPRETPESLSDSLYDSLSSCGSQG, from the exons AGCAATGGGGACCACACACAGAACGGAACAGCCGGCTTGGCACCGGCCCCTGCCACCTCCATAGAGGCCCTGTCTCCGTTCTTCAAAAAGAAAGCACACATCCTGGAAGTATTGCGCAAGCTGGAGGAGTCGGACCCCCTCAAGTTCCACCCCTCCTCCTGCCTGTCCCCACATCACGACCTGGGTCAGGCGCTGGTTTCCATGGAAAGAGACCAGATGTCCCTGATGTCCTCTGTGGGGTTACCCTCTTCTCAGCGCCTGGTAGCACATCCCTCGTCACACTGCCACTTCTCCAGCTCAGACTCGGACATCCATGATTATACCAACAGAGAAGGGGCTCTCCAGGAGGACCATGCCCTGCACAGACAGCACCAGCACAGGGACTGCCAGTCCTGCCAAATGCTCTCCCAGAAGAGTAGCCTGGACAGCCTGCTGAAGTGTGCCCAGGGCCACGGCACCGCACACCCGGGCAGAGTGGAGAGCCTCAACGGGCAGGCCTGGGCAGAGGACCAGGGGGCGTTGGCACAGAGCACAGGCCTTCCCCAGGCAGCAgctctcccccacctcctctctactGGCAGCACAAGCCAGTGCTACATGCACAAAACAGCAGTGCACTCTCTAGAGCAGCCTCCAGAACTTCTGTTTTTTTCTGATCCAATCTCCTCGCTAATCCAAGCAAACCTCAACGGGATGCTACGGAAGGAGACCAGGAACATTCAAAGACACAAAGACAGGCATCCGTTTGGCAAACCGCTGCTTCGGGCTGAGGTGCAACCCTCTCACAGTGAGGATGTGAAGCACATAAATGCAGTCATGGTAACGTCGCTGACCCAAAACGGGGACAGTCCGGAGGAGTGCTGCTACCTGGAAGAAGAGGCCGCATCAGTGGCACCCAATGTGAACAACAGCCTGCACACCCCTACCTCACATACAGACCCTGTTGCCACGGAGACGGACCCAGGGTATCAAGAGGAGCAGGAAGTGAGCGAGCAGGTCTGCAACGGGCTCTACTTCTCCAATGAGACGGCTGTCTGCAAGAAGGTGGCGGTGGAGTTGTACTCTCCAGCCCCGGTTCCCGAGAGGACCAGCTCAGCTCAGGCCCTGCCTCCCTCTGGCAAGAGCAAGCTTGCATTCAGCCCCACCTTTTCCTCTGGCCTGGGTGAAGTCAAGCCCTCCCCCATTTCCTCCCCGTCCCGGCTGCTCAAGTTCCTGAAGATCCCGACGGGGATCAACCAGGCACAACCAGGCAACCCCCTCCGTCTAAGTCCCCAGCTCACCCGCAGCTCCAAGATCCCCTGCAGGAATAACAACAACTATGAGGTGTACCACTCACCTGTCCTGACCCGCAAAGCCACCACCACGGAGAGGGAGAAGCAGCTGTCCTCATCCCCCTACCCTGCCACGCACTCTGCCCCCACCTCGCCACCCAAGCCAGAGGACAGCACGGGCCCCTCTCCCACAGTCAAGGAGATAGCTTTCAGCAGCCACTTTGCGCCCAAACCCAGCCACAATACAAAGGcagccccctcctcctcttctcacaCACAAaggggctctcagaaggtggcccACTACGAGAAAGTCTGCACGTCAGATGGGACACCCCAGTACCTCCCTTACACCCAACCTGAGGGGCCTGTAGacaagcagcagcaggaggagaacCTCCTCAGCCAACCATCTTCACAGCACCCTGACTCATCCCCAGAACCAGATGACCAGGACACTGACCAGGACACTGACCAGGACACTGACCAGGGCACTGACCAGGGCACTGACTCAGAAAGCCCCGTCTGGCACAAGCCCCACCAACACTTCAGCCTACCCTCCTCGTCCTCCGCCGCTGCTAGTAAAGCACACAGTAGTCGCCCCAGCTACTCCAGCATGAGGGACAGGCACCAGGAGCACCGTGCAACTCTGGAGCCCAGTCAGCCAATCTGTGAACCCCCCCAGCCAACCCAGTCTGCAGCCAGGCAAGGTGACCGGTCGCCTGGGTCTTCCACCCCCAAGAGGCTGGTGCAGGGAAAACCCCAGAGTGAGTCCAGTCACCACCCATTCAAAGAGCGCCTGGCTGCTCTGGGGAAACTGAAGAGCACAGAGAACCTGCCAATAGGCGCACAGTCCGTGGACAAGAAGAATGCACAAAGTAACGTGGGTAAACCCCCCACCAACAATATTGAGAAAAGCAAGACTGCTGAAAGGCAAGGCGAGAGAACTGGGACAGAGCAGCACAGACATCAGAAATACACTGATTCCCTGGAAGGGAAGCAATACCCCAAAACCAGCCCCTGCAGTCACCCCAGGGTGCCAGGTCCAATACATGAATCAGGCGCCAAATCATCAGCTACCCCATCATCCATACCCAAGGGAGAGCAGGAGTCATCATTCTCTCCCCGGATATATGTAGCGAAAGCAGATGGTCCAAAGATAAAGATGGGCACATTATCCTCCAGTACAGAGACCCCTTCAGTGGTGAGGAGCTATGGGAAGTGCCCCATCACCCGGAGCCACCACAGTAAAACTGCCCCTAGCCCCCAAAACAGCCCCACTAAAGTTCCCTCAAAGTCCCCTTCAAAGGTCGGCCAGGCTTCCTCTTACCCCCGAGGGGTCAGGCCTGCTCATGAGGACCGCGCCCTGGCTCAGAGACACCCGCCCAGGCTGGAGGACAAAAGCAAACTCCTGGCCAGCAAGAAGAAGACCTTTGTCCATGCAGAGAGCttcccgcctcctcctcctctgccaccGCGGTCGTCTACTGAAACTATCGTGAAAAACGACAAGAAGCAGTACTCGTCCGGCCCACCAGTGCCCCAGTCGGCCATCGAGCAGAAAGTAATGCGTGGCATCGAGGAGAACATGCTTAAGCTGCAGGAGCAGGACCGGGGCCAGTTGGTTGAGCCCAAGCAAAAGGCTTCCAACGGCATCGCCAGCTGGTTCGGCCTGAGGAAGAGCAAGCTCCCCGCCCTCAGCCGTAAACCAGAAGTGTCCAAGCTCAAGAACAACATGTCATCCTCTCCTTCGTCGTCCTCTGCCTCCGGCGGAGGGGCTAAGGACTCTAAGTCAGGTGGGCCCCGGAAGGTGGTGGAGAGCCTGAACATCTCCATGCTGATGGAGAAAGCAGAGGACCTGCGGAAGGCATTGGAGGAGGAGCGGGCGTATGTGAACGGGGTCGGGATGGACCGCTCCGGCAGGGGCCACTCCTGTGAGGTGGTGATGGACCAGGCCCAGGGCCAACTGTCACTCATGTACAGAGGAGTGACCGCAGACAACTTCATGCAGCAGCTCCTCAACAG TCCCTCGACGTCTTGTTCTGGAAACAGGGTGGATGAGAGGGGAGCTATACCTACCACCTTTGGAATGGCACACAGACGCCTCTCCTTTGACTCGAAGAGGTCGCGGCCCATCTTCGGTCACCAGAGGGATGGGATCAGCCACACAAAGAGCAGGGATGAGATGGACCAG gcttctgaTATGATTGGCAAGGATGAGGTCACATCAGACGAGAGCTTGGCAGAGTCCATTAGTTCCCAGCACATTACAG GTTCTGGTGCATCCATGCGTACCCTCGACAGTGGCATCGGCACGTTCCCCATGCCAGACTATGCCAGTAACGCAGCAGGGAAGAGCATCACTAAGGGGAAGCCACAGGGAGAGCAAGGGTTTTCAGGCTCCCAGGGGAAACATGGGGCCAAGATGAAAGTTCTGCGGAAGGCCCATACGCTGGAGAGAGAGCTGTCATCTCTGGATGAGGTCAACCCATCTATCCTGTATGGCTCAGGACTGGAGGGAAAAGGTCCCAACATGCACCTGTCCAGCACCATCCATGAGG ACATTGATGCCTACGGGGATCATATGCAAAATCCCCCAACCAAGAACTGGACCTTTCCCAACCTGAAAGTCTCTGCAGgagtcagtgatgtttacctggaTGTGCAGGGAGACCCGGGCAGCCAGAGGACCCCCTCCAGAAGG AGTTTGAAACAGTGTGTCCCCCAGGGCCCCCTGGCTGCTGACCCAGGCAGCCTCCCCCTGCCACCCCAGACGGGGCTCAGCCCACGGGGTAAGGGGAGGACGCCCAGCGCCCCAGAGGTGGGGAAGGACGGAGGGCTGGAGCTGGTGAAGGAGAGACCAGAAGATATCATGTCCCCGAGAGAGACACCCGAATCCCTCAGTGACTCCCTCTACGACAGCCTGTCCTCCTGTGGCAGCCAGGGCTGA
- the LOC106565432 gene encoding nck-associated protein 5-like isoform X2, translating to MESEETELRDCDEAFESEEGDVEPYLEEPASSRELLERLRELEADNSVLALANESQREAYERCLDEVANHVVQALLSQKDLREECIKLKMRVFDLERQNRTLTELFAQKLHPQDSSLQQLQLVSVPEHSTEPLTMDSDKLLVSQSQRELKSNGDHTQNGTAGLAPAPATSIEALSPFFKKKAHILEVLRKLEESDPLKFHPSSCLSPHHDLGQALVSMERDQMSLMSSVGLPSSQRLVAHPSSHCHFSSSDSDIHDYTNREGALQEDHALHRQHQHRDCQSCQMLSQKSSLDSLLKCAQGHGTAHPGRVESLNGQAWAEDQGALAQSTGLPQAAALPHLLSTGSTSQCYMHKTAVHSLEQPPELLFFSDPISSLIQANLNGMLRKETRNIQRHKDRHPFGKPLLRAEVQPSHSEDVKHINAVMVTSLTQNGDSPEECCYLEEEAASVAPNVNNSLHTPTSHTDPVATETDPGYQEEQEVSEQVCNGLYFSNETAVCKKVAVELYSPAPVPERTSSAQALPPSGKSKLAFSPTFSSGLGEVKPSPISSPSRLLKFLKIPTGINQAQPGNPLRLSPQLTRSSKIPCRNNNNYEVYHSPVLTRKATTTEREKQLSSSPYPATHSAPTSPPKPEDSTGPSPTVKEIAFSSHFAPKPSHNTKAAPSSSSHTQRGSQKVAHYEKVCTSDGTPQYLPYTQPEGPVDKQQQEENLLSQPSSQHPDSSPEPDDQDTDQDTDQDTDQGTDQGTDSESPVWHKPHQHFSLPSSSSAAASKAHSSRPSYSSMRDRHQEHRATLEPSQPICEPPQPTQSAARQGDRSPGSSTPKRLVQGKPQSESSHHPFKERLAALGKLKSTENLPIGAQSVDKKNAQSNVGKPPTNNIEKSKTAERQGERTGTEQHRHQKYTDSLEGKQYPKTSPCSHPRVPGPIHESGAKSSATPSSIPKGEQESSFSPRIYVAKADGPKIKMGTLSSSTETPSVVRSYGKCPITRSHHSKTAPSPQNSPTKVPSKSPSKVGQASSYPRGVRPAHEDRALAQRHPPRLEDKSKLLASKKKTFVHAESFPPPPPLPPRSSTETIVKNDKKQYSSGPPVPQSAIEQKVMRGIEENMLKLQEQDRGQLVEPKQKASNGIASWFGLRKSKLPALSRKPEVSKLKNNMSSSPSSSSASGGGAKDSKSGGPRKVVESLNISMLMEKAEDLRKALEEERAYVNGVGMDRSGRGHSCEVVMDQAQGQLSLMYRGVTADNFMQQLLNSPSTSCSGNRVDERGAIPTTFGMAHRRLSFDSKRSRPIFGHQRDGISHTKSRDEMDQASDMIGKDEVTSDESLAESISSQHITGSGASMRTLDSGIGTFPMPDYASNAAGKSITKGKPQGEQGFSGSQGKHGAKMKVLRKAHTLERELSSLDEVNPSILYGSGLEGKGPNMHLSSTIHEDIDAYGDHMQNPPTKNWTFPNLKVSAGVSDVYLDVQGDPGSQRTPSRRGPLAADPGSLPLPPQTGLSPRGKGRTPSAPEVGKDGGLELVKERPEDIMSPRETPESLSDSLYDSLSSCGSQG from the exons AGCAATGGGGACCACACACAGAACGGAACAGCCGGCTTGGCACCGGCCCCTGCCACCTCCATAGAGGCCCTGTCTCCGTTCTTCAAAAAGAAAGCACACATCCTGGAAGTATTGCGCAAGCTGGAGGAGTCGGACCCCCTCAAGTTCCACCCCTCCTCCTGCCTGTCCCCACATCACGACCTGGGTCAGGCGCTGGTTTCCATGGAAAGAGACCAGATGTCCCTGATGTCCTCTGTGGGGTTACCCTCTTCTCAGCGCCTGGTAGCACATCCCTCGTCACACTGCCACTTCTCCAGCTCAGACTCGGACATCCATGATTATACCAACAGAGAAGGGGCTCTCCAGGAGGACCATGCCCTGCACAGACAGCACCAGCACAGGGACTGCCAGTCCTGCCAAATGCTCTCCCAGAAGAGTAGCCTGGACAGCCTGCTGAAGTGTGCCCAGGGCCACGGCACCGCACACCCGGGCAGAGTGGAGAGCCTCAACGGGCAGGCCTGGGCAGAGGACCAGGGGGCGTTGGCACAGAGCACAGGCCTTCCCCAGGCAGCAgctctcccccacctcctctctactGGCAGCACAAGCCAGTGCTACATGCACAAAACAGCAGTGCACTCTCTAGAGCAGCCTCCAGAACTTCTGTTTTTTTCTGATCCAATCTCCTCGCTAATCCAAGCAAACCTCAACGGGATGCTACGGAAGGAGACCAGGAACATTCAAAGACACAAAGACAGGCATCCGTTTGGCAAACCGCTGCTTCGGGCTGAGGTGCAACCCTCTCACAGTGAGGATGTGAAGCACATAAATGCAGTCATGGTAACGTCGCTGACCCAAAACGGGGACAGTCCGGAGGAGTGCTGCTACCTGGAAGAAGAGGCCGCATCAGTGGCACCCAATGTGAACAACAGCCTGCACACCCCTACCTCACATACAGACCCTGTTGCCACGGAGACGGACCCAGGGTATCAAGAGGAGCAGGAAGTGAGCGAGCAGGTCTGCAACGGGCTCTACTTCTCCAATGAGACGGCTGTCTGCAAGAAGGTGGCGGTGGAGTTGTACTCTCCAGCCCCGGTTCCCGAGAGGACCAGCTCAGCTCAGGCCCTGCCTCCCTCTGGCAAGAGCAAGCTTGCATTCAGCCCCACCTTTTCCTCTGGCCTGGGTGAAGTCAAGCCCTCCCCCATTTCCTCCCCGTCCCGGCTGCTCAAGTTCCTGAAGATCCCGACGGGGATCAACCAGGCACAACCAGGCAACCCCCTCCGTCTAAGTCCCCAGCTCACCCGCAGCTCCAAGATCCCCTGCAGGAATAACAACAACTATGAGGTGTACCACTCACCTGTCCTGACCCGCAAAGCCACCACCACGGAGAGGGAGAAGCAGCTGTCCTCATCCCCCTACCCTGCCACGCACTCTGCCCCCACCTCGCCACCCAAGCCAGAGGACAGCACGGGCCCCTCTCCCACAGTCAAGGAGATAGCTTTCAGCAGCCACTTTGCGCCCAAACCCAGCCACAATACAAAGGcagccccctcctcctcttctcacaCACAAaggggctctcagaaggtggcccACTACGAGAAAGTCTGCACGTCAGATGGGACACCCCAGTACCTCCCTTACACCCAACCTGAGGGGCCTGTAGacaagcagcagcaggaggagaacCTCCTCAGCCAACCATCTTCACAGCACCCTGACTCATCCCCAGAACCAGATGACCAGGACACTGACCAGGACACTGACCAGGACACTGACCAGGGCACTGACCAGGGCACTGACTCAGAAAGCCCCGTCTGGCACAAGCCCCACCAACACTTCAGCCTACCCTCCTCGTCCTCCGCCGCTGCTAGTAAAGCACACAGTAGTCGCCCCAGCTACTCCAGCATGAGGGACAGGCACCAGGAGCACCGTGCAACTCTGGAGCCCAGTCAGCCAATCTGTGAACCCCCCCAGCCAACCCAGTCTGCAGCCAGGCAAGGTGACCGGTCGCCTGGGTCTTCCACCCCCAAGAGGCTGGTGCAGGGAAAACCCCAGAGTGAGTCCAGTCACCACCCATTCAAAGAGCGCCTGGCTGCTCTGGGGAAACTGAAGAGCACAGAGAACCTGCCAATAGGCGCACAGTCCGTGGACAAGAAGAATGCACAAAGTAACGTGGGTAAACCCCCCACCAACAATATTGAGAAAAGCAAGACTGCTGAAAGGCAAGGCGAGAGAACTGGGACAGAGCAGCACAGACATCAGAAATACACTGATTCCCTGGAAGGGAAGCAATACCCCAAAACCAGCCCCTGCAGTCACCCCAGGGTGCCAGGTCCAATACATGAATCAGGCGCCAAATCATCAGCTACCCCATCATCCATACCCAAGGGAGAGCAGGAGTCATCATTCTCTCCCCGGATATATGTAGCGAAAGCAGATGGTCCAAAGATAAAGATGGGCACATTATCCTCCAGTACAGAGACCCCTTCAGTGGTGAGGAGCTATGGGAAGTGCCCCATCACCCGGAGCCACCACAGTAAAACTGCCCCTAGCCCCCAAAACAGCCCCACTAAAGTTCCCTCAAAGTCCCCTTCAAAGGTCGGCCAGGCTTCCTCTTACCCCCGAGGGGTCAGGCCTGCTCATGAGGACCGCGCCCTGGCTCAGAGACACCCGCCCAGGCTGGAGGACAAAAGCAAACTCCTGGCCAGCAAGAAGAAGACCTTTGTCCATGCAGAGAGCttcccgcctcctcctcctctgccaccGCGGTCGTCTACTGAAACTATCGTGAAAAACGACAAGAAGCAGTACTCGTCCGGCCCACCAGTGCCCCAGTCGGCCATCGAGCAGAAAGTAATGCGTGGCATCGAGGAGAACATGCTTAAGCTGCAGGAGCAGGACCGGGGCCAGTTGGTTGAGCCCAAGCAAAAGGCTTCCAACGGCATCGCCAGCTGGTTCGGCCTGAGGAAGAGCAAGCTCCCCGCCCTCAGCCGTAAACCAGAAGTGTCCAAGCTCAAGAACAACATGTCATCCTCTCCTTCGTCGTCCTCTGCCTCCGGCGGAGGGGCTAAGGACTCTAAGTCAGGTGGGCCCCGGAAGGTGGTGGAGAGCCTGAACATCTCCATGCTGATGGAGAAAGCAGAGGACCTGCGGAAGGCATTGGAGGAGGAGCGGGCGTATGTGAACGGGGTCGGGATGGACCGCTCCGGCAGGGGCCACTCCTGTGAGGTGGTGATGGACCAGGCCCAGGGCCAACTGTCACTCATGTACAGAGGAGTGACCGCAGACAACTTCATGCAGCAGCTCCTCAACAG TCCCTCGACGTCTTGTTCTGGAAACAGGGTGGATGAGAGGGGAGCTATACCTACCACCTTTGGAATGGCACACAGACGCCTCTCCTTTGACTCGAAGAGGTCGCGGCCCATCTTCGGTCACCAGAGGGATGGGATCAGCCACACAAAGAGCAGGGATGAGATGGACCAG gcttctgaTATGATTGGCAAGGATGAGGTCACATCAGACGAGAGCTTGGCAGAGTCCATTAGTTCCCAGCACATTACAG GTTCTGGTGCATCCATGCGTACCCTCGACAGTGGCATCGGCACGTTCCCCATGCCAGACTATGCCAGTAACGCAGCAGGGAAGAGCATCACTAAGGGGAAGCCACAGGGAGAGCAAGGGTTTTCAGGCTCCCAGGGGAAACATGGGGCCAAGATGAAAGTTCTGCGGAAGGCCCATACGCTGGAGAGAGAGCTGTCATCTCTGGATGAGGTCAACCCATCTATCCTGTATGGCTCAGGACTGGAGGGAAAAGGTCCCAACATGCACCTGTCCAGCACCATCCATGAGG ACATTGATGCCTACGGGGATCATATGCAAAATCCCCCAACCAAGAACTGGACCTTTCCCAACCTGAAAGTCTCTGCAGgagtcagtgatgtttacctggaTGTGCAGGGAGACCCGGGCAGCCAGAGGACCCCCTCCAGAAGG GGCCCCCTGGCTGCTGACCCAGGCAGCCTCCCCCTGCCACCCCAGACGGGGCTCAGCCCACGGGGTAAGGGGAGGACGCCCAGCGCCCCAGAGGTGGGGAAGGACGGAGGGCTGGAGCTGGTGAAGGAGAGACCAGAAGATATCATGTCCCCGAGAGAGACACCCGAATCCCTCAGTGACTCCCTCTACGACAGCCTGTCCTCCTGTGGCAGCCAGGGCTGA